One genomic window of [Clostridium] scindens ATCC 35704 includes the following:
- a CDS encoding response regulator transcription factor, translating to MSRIIVVEDDRYLREELVTTFERKGYSAWSISSFDEAEKEILAYAPDLAVLDLNLPGRSGFELCRRLKARAAFPILILTARDALADELHALGLGADDFLTKPCHPDRLTARVARLIKTYGRVHDSLQAGSLILDLDAGRAAFKDRHTDLTETEGKILKTLMEYYPQTVPKEELFERLWGGSEFVDDNILQVNMARLRKSMDHIGLREAIRTVRAQGYRLEVERYEGE from the coding sequence GTGAGCAGGATTATAGTAGTGGAAGATGACAGATATCTAAGAGAAGAATTGGTAACGACATTTGAAAGGAAGGGATACTCGGCGTGGAGTATCTCTTCCTTTGATGAGGCGGAAAAGGAAATCCTTGCGTACGCCCCGGATCTGGCGGTGCTGGATCTCAACCTGCCTGGAAGGTCAGGATTCGAGCTTTGCAGGCGGCTGAAGGCAAGGGCGGCATTTCCTATTCTGATTTTGACGGCCCGGGATGCCCTGGCAGATGAACTGCATGCGTTGGGACTTGGGGCAGACGACTTTCTTACGAAGCCGTGCCATCCTGATCGGCTAACAGCCCGTGTGGCCCGCCTGATAAAGACCTATGGAAGAGTGCACGATTCCTTGCAGGCAGGGAGCCTGATCCTGGATTTGGACGCAGGCAGGGCGGCCTTTAAGGACAGGCATACGGATCTGACGGAGACAGAAGGAAAGATTCTTAAGACGCTGATGGAATATTATCCGCAGACGGTTCCAAAAGAAGAATTATTCGAAAGGCTGTGGGGCGGCAGCGAATTTGTAGATGACAACATTCTGCAGGTGAATATGGCAAGGCTTCGAAAGAGCATGGACCACATCGGCTTGCGGGAGGCGATCCGCACGGTGCGCGCCCAGGGCTATCGGCTGGAGGTGGAAAGATATGAGGGAGAATAG